GACACtaaagaagatgaagatgtaattcaaaaaagttggatgatctttttttcctcacttgaTCCATATAGGTGGAGTGCCTCCCGTGCACTACAAAAGCAACTGTGAGATATGTTTCCTCTTAATACAAACACTAACGATCTGGTTAGATAACGTCGACTCCACTTTTTCTGCCTTATCTGCCGCATGCCAACGTTCATTCCCTCCTGTGGCGTAAACGAGCTCGGCAATGAAAAGTCCAACGATCGCCATCGACATCCAAAAATACCTGCGTGAAACGAATTGAAGAAGATTCAGGTTTTCACTGGGCCTTTCGTTACTTTAAAAGTTACTTTGTTTCTCCTTTTAGTTGTCCTTGCGTTCACTTCTCCACTGATTTGGTTCACGGAAAATGGTGGACATTTAGGAGTAATCGCAACTGATTTTGGAGcacgaagaaaatttgaatcaGGAAACTTTCAACCAGAAACTCTATACGCTGGTATCGGGGCTTCAGGCAATTTATGCATCGTTTCCAACAGTTCTATGTGGATGTAACActtataaattaatttattctcTACGTCTATATCTTCCTAAGGCCAGGCAGAAAGCAAAAGTCAGAGAAGAATGGAAGTCTACTATCCGGAAGATCCGCAGTACTGTGCTGCCCACAGCAACAGATTGGATACAAGGAGGATTGGCCCTAACGCTTCCATGAGAATATAAACAGGTaaaaaatttcactatttGCATCGTTGTACGATTCGGGTCTTTTATTACTAGACGCCTATATAGACCAAATCTTTTGGGCGTACAGTTCGAAGTCGGTGCAACACAAAAACCGTTGTTTGGAACGCCACATCCCTTCTTGAATTCTCCTCTTTTGTTCGGACACATACAAAAGCACCCAAGCAAACAAAACCACCCACTATCATGATGTCCTTATACAGACACGAAATGTTGCGTCCTTTCAAGCGTAGTTTTGGAAGTGTTCTGCAACTACACAACTTTTGTTCATTGTTAAGATGAAGTTTGAGTACGACATCGTCTTCGCCccctcattgttttttttttcgacgcgTCGTATTTTTGTTTCCGTTCGCCTTTGTTCCATCCCAGCTTACCTTGATACTCGCTTCAGtgatttctgtgtttttctgtgttgtgtgtgtgttttctgTCATCCTTTATATCCGCTTCCGATTCCCCATGTTTCTGAACGATTTGCAGCATTTAGATATGGGTGTGCCCAAGTTTTACAGATGGATTTCGGAACGATATCCTTGTTTGAGTGAAGTTATTAGCGACACTGAGGTTCCTTCCCTTATATTCGTGGTTTCGATatgatttcgatttttttgagtttttccttcagattccGGAGTTTGATAATCTTTATCTGGatatgaacggaatcatccacaATTGTTCTCACCCAAACGATGACGACGTGCACTTCAGGATATCACAAGAGCAAATATTCACCGATATTTTTGCATACATTGATGTGAAGATTTCTCCTAACTGGAGACTATGGCGATTATTGCATCCAATTTATTCCAGAAGTTGTTCAATATTATACGTCCGAAGAAAGTATTCTTCTTGGCGGTTGATGGTGTTGCTCCAAGAGCTAAAATGAATCAACAACGTGCCAGGAGATTTATGTTAGTTTCTTGAGTGTTCCTATTCTTTTCTAAAAGAGCGTTCTTCTTCATCAAAGGTCCGCACGTACAGCTGAAGAGCAGATTCAAGCTCATTTGCGTAAAGGTGAAGAGTTGCCGGAAGAAAAGAGATTCGATTCCAACTGTATTACTCCAGGCAGgtcttcttggtttttttttatatatgttttatattttattttatatattttataagtTAGAGTCTTGaagtcttaaaaaaaaacttactgttAGTCGTATTTTCGGTGAAtgtacaaaatttttcaaaaaataaggcTACGGAACCTGAGTGAAGTAAGCTTCAAACCTAGTATAAACCCACTGAAATGTATAATTGAAACCCGGTCATGACCCACCACATGTTTGATTCTGAGTTTCGTTGCTTTGTATGCTTTGATTATTAAGGCTGATAGGAACGTTTgatctttttcgtttctttttatttgcttgCTCTTGGGTTTCTCGTTTAAGCTTATAGTTTGCAGCAGGAATTTAGGGCAAAATGTAGTTTGGGGGAGtcactcaaccgcgctctaATTCCTGGAAGTTAGTAACTAAATCAGTCAGGGTCCCAAGACCTGagcattagttttagaggatcaCATGTAAGCTAaggttactaagagaaaaaagtaaattagaaCGTTGAGAAATAGGAgagccactgagtgcccccaactacattttccccgtaATTTGTTCTACTGTGACTTTTAGGTCCGAGCCCGCtgtagattgcaaaaaaagtagttgacGTAGTCGTGAATAAATTCTCTGAAAAAGATTATACTTTCCTGTAACACGTTTCTTCTTGCGTTATTTACGTAACTGTCATTTACCATAAGAACTATATTCTGCAGGCACTCTCTTTATGGCAGAGCTACATAGAGATCTTTCGAAATGGTTGGGAACTAAAGTGGAGAAAGACCCCGCTTGGCATGGCATACGAGTGTATTTGTCAGGTCATGATGTAAGTTTTGAGCACCAGTTTCTCGTTCTTGtccacaagtttttttttcttttttgtttttgaatccGGTAGTATTCTTCAATGAAGTGATTTGGTAACCTATCAAAACAAAGTCGAAAGGTTTTCGTTAGTTGTAGCTGtgtattttctgtttcttcaacAAGCGAGCACTTGGATAATTTTTCGAGGTAAAGGTACTGCGAAAGTTGAGTAACAGGGTTATTTTATCGTGATAGTCTCATGTTTGAatccaatatttatttatcattgcGTTTAAAGTTTTAGACATTTGTAAAAATGGATATTGTAGTGTCCCGGAGAAGGTGAGCACAAGATAATGGATTTTATCCGCCACGAAAGGACTTTGGATGGCTATGATCCAAACACTCGTCATTGTATGTACGGACTAGATGCAGACTTGGTgcgttgttgttttcttctatatGTGGCCCAAATATCTGTTGTTTGTAATAATTTCAGCTGATGCTTGGAATGTGTTCACATGAGCCTCACTTTTCTCTCTTACGCGAAGAAGTAAAATTTAACCGACCACTTCCGAAGAAAAGCGGAGCAGCGCCTCAAAGGTTCTCGCATCCTATGTATTTCGGAATTATTttacgaagaaaatttttttcaggacgaacCCTTCGCAGATTAACTTccatcttcttcatctttctctTCTAAGGGAATATCTTTCTTGGGAGTTCCATCCTCTCAAGGTAgtacttttgatttttcagttttttttttcaaagtcagTAAGAATTACCCATTTCTAGGCCTCACTACCTTTTCCTTATGACGTCGAACGCGTTATCGATGACTGGGTTTTAATGGGGTTCCTTGTTGGAAATGATTTCATTCCTCACTTACCACATGTTCATATTCATGATGATGCACTTCCGCTACTCTATCAAACCTACATTCAGGTTCTGCCGACCCTGGAAGGTATGTTCGTCTCCCAGTTTCTCTGTTTTATCTAAGCATTAATAATCTTTCAATAGTAAAGAAGCGAACCTCCATAAAGTACCTCACgtcgatttttattttatagtgGTCGTAATTTAATGTGACGTATTATACGTGCTTTATTCCTGAATAATCTTTTAGCCAGTCACAGTCATTTCCATGTATTTCCAGGTTATATCAATGAGTCAGGCATCCTTAACTTACAACGCTTTGAAGTTTTCCTGAAAGCATTTGCTGCTAACGATCGGCGACATTTTTTGCAAACCCTGGAAGACGAAAGTTTTCTTCGTAGTAAGACTGGACGAGACCCGCACGGACTCTTCAACGTATCTTTTTTAGGAACATACTTGCattctcattgtttttctttttatattctttcttAGAAAACACAAGATCTCCAAGAATTGCAACTGTCGCCAGCTGAGTCCAGTGATGATGCTATAGATGTTGCCGACATTTCTTCTGATGATGAAGCTGCCTTTATCAGTAGTGATGAGGAGGAGAGAAACAGCGATGATTTGGATGAGGAGTTACCCGATGGAGGTCTCGAATCAGCTGCTGAGCTGTTGTCTCGTCTAAATGCCGGTTCGTGCGCTCGAATTTAGCAGCAACTGAACGACATTCAACACATATTTATGGGATTATTAGATCCTGACGTTGATGAAGGAGAAAGCGAACTGTGTGATGCTCTTATGGCTGCTGAACTGAAGGAAATGGATGACAAAGAATTTGAGAACAATGTTGAGGTTTGATCTATTTTGTTATTAACAGCACAACTTCGGCCAAGATTTCGCCATTCTAGAGCTGTTGGACAAAGACGGTCAGCAATTCTTTCCGACGACATAAACGTCTGTATTATCGTGAAAAAATGGAGTAGGTGCAATTAGTGTTCTGAAACTcggaatatttaaaaatactcTAATAATGACCACTACCATTTACCTTCAATGATAAGGCACGGTTAGTCTCACTCAATTGCAAACAGATAGATCAGAGGAAGAGTAGGAAGTACGGTATTGCTACACTTTGACAAGCTTTTTTAAAGTGGTCTTTTTTAAgtcaagttttctttctaaacataTTAATGAAGTCTGATGTCATTTACAGAGAACTTCTAGAAATTGCCGATATCCTTAACAGTTAAAGTGTAGCAGAGCGAACATTCCTTGCGAatgttgaaattaaaataatcttAAAGATAGCTTTCGTAGGCACCCTGCAAATTCATCAGATTTTTTATCTTTCGTATTTCTAAGGTACGCAAACATTACCAAATCTGAGCTTCGCGAACAAGCAGAAGGGTACGTGAGAGCGATACAGTGGAATTTGCATTATTACTACAAGGGATGTGTGTCATGGAATTGGTTTGTTTCAATAAGTTGGACGCTTAAATTTCCTATGGCTATTCCCTTTATTTCCTTCTCGATTGGATTAAAGTCAATCCATAAATTTTTCTAGGTTTTATCCTCATCACTATTCTCCGTATATTTCGGATGTGGTAGACTTTTCAAATATGGATATGAGTTTCGATCTAGGTGAGCCCTTCAAGCCATTCGAACAGCTGTTAGCTGTGCTTCCTTCTGCCAGTGCTGATTGCCTTCCATCGCCGTTCAGGGTAGGATCTTTATTTTACTCCTTATTTTGTTTACGTATTCCTGTTACTCAGTCATTTCAAAACCCCAGCAGGgagaacatttctttttgtacacAACAGATACCCAGTTATAACGTTAATGAAGCaaagatttgaatttttaacaaTTTCGGCCAACGCCCTCTACGTCACGCGACATGTAAATTGCCTTCTGAGAGCTACGCAAGATCGACATCTCACACTTCGGAGAGACTTATAAACAAAATACCATGAACTCAAATGAGAAACGAGAAGGACGTTAACATCCTTTATGGATTTCTCGAACTTGgcaattcattctttttggcTTCCAGAATATTTGTACTCGGTTTCTGatgatttcttcaagaaataagaatgatgacttctttaagaaataagaaaaaatggtaGAAGAGGTTATTAGctttcatttcacatttcagTGCTAGTGATGTTATAtggtgaagaaattttttttctcgttaacCTGAGTACTCTCTGTGGATAGAAAGATCAACTCAAATTTCTTAGAGGTAGTAGAGAAACAGCAAAAGAATCCAGCCACATTCTTCTTCAAACCTCTTATCTTTACCATATCTGGACTTTGTCACCTATATTTGATGAACGGGTGTCTTTAATCAGTGAAATGATCAGTAAGAAACATAGTATTAAGGGAAGCCTGTACTTAGTCTCTGCATTTATTTCGCATCACCCCATGTGAAAAGATGTTGGATTAAATTACTTGTAGCCAAGAAAAGTAAGATCAGTTGTTCCGAACGTCGCAACACTTCTACGTCAGTCGATGCGATGTACATTCAACCTATTTCTCTTCAGGATCACTTTTCAGGATCTTATGTGTAGTAAAGAGTCTCCCATTGCTGATTTCTATCCGACCGACTTTCGTACTGATTTAAACGGGAAGAAAAACGACTGGGAAGCTGTAGTACTAATTCCCTTTATTGACGAAGCGAGACTTCTTTCTGCAGTGCAGAGTAAGGTTagtattgttttatttcagttttcatTCTCAAAGGAGAACTTTATTTGCAAAACTACTACTGTTACAGGTAGCGCTACTAACACCAGAGGAGAATGCACGAAATTCCATTGGGaagattcttctttttagCTTCAAAGATAAAGCCGCTGAAATGTTAGTTACCTTCTGTTTTTTTGTGcattatcatatttttatttctgtttgcaGGAAAACCGCGTTGCCAGTAGACACATTCCATTTGGATCCACAGCAGGTTATATGGGGACTGCTCCCAAACGTAAAACTTGACGTCTTTTTCCCAGGGTTTCCCACCATGAAGCACTTACCTCATTCCGCAGAGCTCAAACAGGTGCAGTTCTTCGCATCTTGATTCTCCAATGCAAGTAGAATACCACATTCTACTTGCAAAATACTAGTAATACCTTCATTTTCTGTTCAGGTTAATGTCAAAGTGTTCCAACAAGAGTCTAAACGACCTTCAATGGTCCTGACCATCGTTAAACGAAAGGAGTTAGAAAAGGTGTCCAGAATATTTGCAATGCTCCACTTTATAACTTTCGGTTCTGTAAGAAAATACTAATCTGATTCCAGGAGGTGCTGGATCTAGCAGGAGATTTGATCGGCAAGGAAGTCTGCATCGATTGGCCAATTTTAAAGGTAGGCTTAGTTTGACGCCTATTTCTTCCAAGgtagtttttctctttagtTGGGATTGGTGGACTCGCTTTGGGCCGCAGGTAATAAGTACACACGTCAAAAAACCGGCGAAGTGACTGCAATTGCTTTGGATGGCGATGAACAAGAGGTTATGAAATCTGCATTGTATGCACAGAAGGAGAGGTTTGTTTAATGACGTAGAAGTAGATTTAGTAAAGCTAGCAGTTGCGttgtttaaataaatatatgaaattcTATGTTATCTAGACGCATAAGTTCTGCTTTTAAGAATGTTATCCCGATTTGCTATTGATGTGAAGAACGCTGATGCGATCGTATTTGCGCGTCGATTCGTTGGAGTGACTTATTCCTTTGAAAATGGGTTCCTCCATCCACAGAAGCAGTGGGCTGGATCTCATACCACCGTTCCTGTTCTCTTGCCTATGGTTGTAACGGTAAATTAAtacgttttcttcttgatgCACTTTGAGCGCATATTCTGAACAAAAAATCCTTCGCTTTAGAACGTTAACATTGAAAGTGGAACGAGCCTCCGAAAtattccaatttctgaagcaTATCCGAAACATTCGAAGgttgttttgtttgtaaatgttctttctttccttcttttcttaaaatgttTCTTCTACCTTCAAGGTCTTCGCCATGTTACCTTCATGGGAAGGATTTGGGTATCCAGCTCTCGTGGACACCGTGGATCCAAAAGGTAGAGCTTTGCAGATTTTTGAACAATACAGTTCCCTATACTTATGTGAGGAGATATTTGAGCTGAAGCGAAAAGTTGcgtatttttctattctgatGTAGAATATTTACATGGTACCTTCTTATAGTATATACTCTTCTTATTGTCCTTAATTGAACACTTATCCTAGGTAGAGTGCTACTGACGGTGTCCATCTGGCCTTCAGTGGATCTTTCTGCTTTGCGAAGCAGTTATGAAGCCTTGAGCTTGCAGTGGATGAACAGCTACGATGCCGGTCGTAGAATTGGAGGTGTCTTGGTTGAGCGTTTTTATAGGCTATTCTGTTGAGTTTAaacttcgtctttttttttctttatttttttcttttgcagttgACGGACGTCTATTATCACGTATAACTGGTACAGTATTTCTTACTATTGAACGGAAAGCAGAGGAGGATGGGACTTCAGcgttgcaagaaaaaattaacattgGACTGGCATTGAAGTTATCCAAAAGAAATCAGGAGGTAGgattaaagacagcgtattacgaaattgacgatatcGGGT
This is a stretch of genomic DNA from Necator americanus strain Aroian chromosome II, whole genome shotgun sequence. It encodes these proteins:
- a CDS encoding hypothetical protein (NECATOR_CHRII.G7641.T1), with the protein product MGVPKFYRWISERYPCLSEVISDTEIPEFDNLYLDMNGIIHNCSHPNDDDVHFRISQEQIFTDIFAYIDKLFNIIRPKKVFFLAVDGVAPRAKMNQQRARRFMSARTAEEQIQAHLRKGEELPEEKRFDSNCITPGTLFMAELHRDLSKWLGTKVEKDPAWHGIRVYLSGHDCPGEGEHKIMDFIRHERTLDGYDPNTRHCMYGLDADLLMLGMCSHEPHFSLLREEVKFNRPLPKKSGAAPQRTNPSQINFHLLHLSLLREYLSWEFHPLKASLPFPYDVERVIDDWVLMGFLVGNDFIPHLPHVHIHDDALPLLYQTYIQVLPTLEGYINESGILNLQRFEVFLKAFAANDRRHFLQTLEDESFLRSKTGRDPHGLFNKTQDLQELQLSPAESSDDAIDVADISSDDEAAFISSDEEERNSDDLDEELPDGGLESAAELLSRLNADPDVDEGESELCDALMAAELKEMDDKEFENNVESCWTKTVSNSFRRHKRLYYREKMEYANITKSELREQAEGYVRAIQWNLHYYYKGCVSWNWFYPHHYSPYISDVVDFSNMDMSFDLGEPFKPFEQLLAVLPSASADCLPSPFRDLMCSKESPIADFYPTDFRTDLNGKKNDWEAVVLIPFIDEARLLSAVQSKVALLTPEENARNSIGKILLFSFKDKAAEMKTALPVDTFHLDPQQVIWGLLPNVKLDVFFPGFPTMKHLPHSAELKQVNVKVFQQESKRPSMVLTIVKRKELEKEVLDLAGDLIGKEVCIDWPILKLGLVDSLWAAGNKYTRQKTGEVTAIALDGDEQEVMKSALYAQKERMLSRFAIDVKNADAIVFARRFVGVTYSFENGFLHPQKQWAGSHTTVPVLLPMVVTNVNIESGTSLRNIPISEAYPKHSKVFAMLPSWEGFGYPALVDTVDPKGRVLLTVSIWPSVDLSALRSSYEALSLQWMNSYDAGRRIGVDGRLLSRITGTVFLTIERKAEEDGTSALQEKINIGLALKLSKRNQEVPDYTRRLENGYWQYSTLCVQLLNSYRNKFRDLFAFLEKSHTVDDAYSASDVWANEEKRKQRVSDLKEYLANVPTNGVEKQEGGKQYADRLIIGQIENAINEVPKKRWGFRKCAINPGVLYRAELYDGKCCADPDADFQLLDRVVYTIQGRPVPFGSQGTVVGVLPGKVDVLFDHEFNNGYKIRGTMNSGACLPKTSLINITYGKERKGRHAAGLEQRTAKSLTTGKETVSSKLKKGTPETFTSTFEDAPFSLLPRKPQKEEAVKVRSAQPADIAIASSTITTHLSSGQTVSSSFGTLLQLPTVNTTTGDGSCMPLPLNTAPISKEQMEDELNRMLGLKTGKGKTPIPPVLSSLTPALSSSYCNNKPETSSPPNALKKLFPTTRNQKENPEVVKKLFPEAKEDLVMKKNEAVVCSPNVQRGGAPANRGIFQRRPPLMQNRHYVSNPMFHPTRPQPSRYSFFGSSSQHNSPKLTDLKPSSVILPCRQPGRRRCGKHPNNLVNSSLQSREPDMTPVSSVSSTSARAATNTVNKERRARKSRLAPKFAETNRPE